In the Rhododendron vialii isolate Sample 1 chromosome 2a, ASM3025357v1 genome, aaatatatgcgtacaagatcacaaattaaataattatgTGTTCAAATAGATATGAACATAATCAATAAAttacaacaataaaaaatatcaattgttttcataattttaaatttattagtttagaaagtaaaaaatatattccTAGAAACCCAATTTCTAGTCCACCCAAATTGATAGTGGACCACATGTGAAAGTCCATTAaagatagaagagagagaaactcaatATGAGAGTGAGGGATGACCGGTTAGATaggttgtctttttttttaattaaaaaattaaacggtTAAGATTAGATTATTTTAAATTCAAAGGAATATATAGAGGATGCGTACCGTACATACTTGAGGCAAATTCTAGGTCCGCCACTGGCTCCACATTATGTGGAACTCAGTATGAAGTTTATGTACCCCACCCACTTCACTTGAAATCTGACTCAACAGGGGCATACCCCCGCAGCCATACAATAaacattgaaacaaaaaaaacaaaaaaaaaaaccaagcaaaCAAGTAGAAGGAACAGAGCCACCTAGCTCCAAAACCAAACAACTAGTTGCAGGGAAAAAAACAATGGGAGTCGTCATACGTCCTCTTCATATGCATCCATGAAGTTATGTAACCGGCAATGATCTCCGTTGAACTAAGGGGTTGCTTTTGAAAGATTCTTCTAATTCTTTCACACCAAAGTTTATATGTAActgaagtgagagagagaatatgaacATTGAGCAGCATGCCTGAAGCTCAGAGTTTTCCTGTGTTGGGTAGCACAGTCCACTTCACCAAGCAAGTTGAGGGCAGCCCTATTAATTGCATTcttttgtagaaaaaaaaaaaaaaaactcccaaaactAGTAGAATAAGGGCAGCTGAAGAACAAATGGACATGATCCTCCTAGGCAAGCCCACATAGCACACAAACTCCACCAGTACTGGtatggtttaaaaaaaacccattatGTATCAGTATCGTATAGGCCGTTACGTAATAATTTTTTGGACTTCCGATACCATTATTTACTTTTGTAACAGCAGTTATGGTCCAATATCGGCCAATATATGACCATATTACCAATACCATTATGTTCTGATACTGCGGTTTGAAACCCTGGTGATTCAGTGGTAATGCCGTTACTGTCCAATCTACTTTGAAGATCCACATTTCAACCCAAATGTGTTGCTACTTCACTGTTTTATTTCCTTGTCTTGTAGAATGGATGATCTACCTCTAGGCCAATGCCATCTTCCATTCAAAATCCAGTAAATCTTCCATCTTCCTTTCAGGGCCAGACCAAAAAAAGGCGCTTAGTACAGCTTCAATTTTGCCCCCACTCTTATTTCGATGAGCGTAGTTCTGTACTTCCCCGATATAGAGTATCTTACATATCTCTTTGATGCTCTAATAAACATCACAATACGAATGTTGAAAAGTTATTATTGGCTAGATGGCATACCTAAATTCTATTGACTGGATGATCCGGTTGGCTAAATTCCTTCGTCAAATGACTGGATGCTTTTGATAGGTCCCAATGTTGTCTTACTGAGATCTTGCGGTTTTAGTTTCTATCCAAGTCAGAAACAGAGATTGCTATTGTTGTAAAGAGCAAGGAAAGATGCTATCATAAATATTCCAATAAATATTATTACATATAGCTGGTAGTAAAACCAAGTCATTTCTACCGACACCTACGACATAATCAAACACCTATTTGACTTATTCACACAGCTTTTGAATTCCCCAATTTGAGATAGCTGAGAAATGGCTTCTCTGGAACAGGAATCCATTTGACGGTCCATCCAATAGGCCAAGAAACTGAAGCAAACCCAACACAAACTCCCCACTGCAACCAACTCAACCTCTCCGTATCCGCGAacttcttcaagaactccaccATAACCACCTGAAGCACAATCGTCACCCCAACAATCACCAAAAACAACTTGCTCTTGTGAATTCCTTCAAACACATTCTTCTTCTCGAGCTTTCTCGCGTTGAATTCGTTGAACACTTGACACAGCACGAAGACATTGAAGATCATTGTGTCATTGACTTTCGAACACACATTGAAAATCGCTTCGCCTTTGAATTGTAACGTAAGCAAGACCGCGATTTGATAAGCTGCCTGAGAGAGCAAGTTCCTCCACATAACGTTGGTTATGAGAGGCTTTGTTCGACCCACTGGTGGTTTCTCCATTAGCTCCTTTGTGGGTTTTTCAGTGGCTAAAGCCAATGCTCCCAATGTGTCCATAATCAAATTAACCCATAACAATTGAACCGCGGAAAGTGGGACCTCTCCGGCTGAAACCGCGGCGACAAAGTTTATGACAAGGGCAGCGACATTCACAGTGAGCTGGAACTGAATGAACTTCTGAATGTTGGTATAAACACATCTCCCCCACCTTAAAACAGTGGCCACGGACCCGAAATTGTCGTCTAAAATGACAATGTCGGAGCTCTCTTTCGCCACTTCGGTCCCCTGTACCCCCATCGAAAGGCCTATATCGGCTTCTTTCAGTGCTGGCGCGTCGTTGGTTCCATCCCCAGTGACCGCCACCACATGCCCTTTTTGTCTCAAGCATTGCACCATTAGGAGTTTGTCGAATGGAGAAGATCTCGCCATCACGCAGATTTTGTCAACCTTCTCCATTCGTTCCTCTGGTGTGTAGTTCCTGAATTCCACCCCTTCTACCACTGCTCTACTTTCCATGTCCTGGTTAGGCTTGAGTATCCCACATTCGGTTGCTATCGCTCTAGCCGTGAAAATATTGTCACCTGTGATCATTTTCACGTTCACTCCCGCATATTGACACTCTTCTACAGCTTTTTTCGCACCCAGGCGACACGGATCCTTCAAACCAACTAGCCCCAAAAGGGTTAAACAGTTTTCTTCTATATAGATTTTTccctcttcatttttttgttctggAACTTGCTTGTGTGCGAAAGCGATGCACCGTAGGCTACTAGCAGCCATACCTTGGATTATTTGATCAAATTTCTTCCTTTGAAAATTGTCCAAAACCTTGATGTTTCCGGAGACATCATAGTAATTCGAGCACATTGCCAGTACCATCTCTGCTGCCCCTTTCCAGTGCACATTCATTGTGTTTTCACCCTTCTTCCTCATCAAAACGCCACTTCTTTTCTTCGTCGAGTTGAATGCTTCAACATGTACAATCTCACAACTCTGCTTAAGTCCTTCCATATCCAAGTTCAATTCCAAAACAGACCAAGAAAGAATTGCCTTTTCCGTAGGGCTACCAGAGAACTCAAACTCAGACCCTAAAATGGACTTGTAAACCGAACCAGTCGTGTTCAAACCAACACCTTGGTGGAGTAATTCAACCACGCTGGCTGCAACAGAAGAGGTCCCTCTTTCCCCAATACATTCCTTGCCTAGCCAAAACTTTGTCACCTTCATCTGGTTAAGTGTGAGAGTTCCAGTTTTGTCCGTGCAAATAGTGGTAGCTGAACCCATTGTTTCGCAAGCAGAGAGCTTGCGAACCATGGCGTTGTCACTCATCATCCGCTTCATCGAATAAGCTAGGGTGAGAGTCACAGCCAGAGGCAACCCTTCCGGAATCGCGACAACCACAATAGTCACCGCAGCAGCTATGATTGATACGACGGAGTTTATGATGTCGTCGGCTTTGGTCTTGCTGCCGCTGTACTCTGTGTTCCCATTTTCATCTTGTGTGTTTCCGGTGAAGTACCGGATGAGTAAGACCACGAGGACCAGGAAAGCGACGAGTAAACCGACTTTTCCGATAGACGAGGTGAGTGTGTTGAGCCTGGATTGAAGAGGGGTTTGTTCGTTGGAGTCGTTGCTGATTGTGCTCATCATTTCTCCCCATGTTGTGTTCATTCCGACTGAGGTGACTAACATCCGACCAAACCCATCAGCTACCTGTTGGAAATTCAGAGACTTATTAAGTTGTTGAACTGTACATAAAGTATCTTAGACTAATCATGGAGAATCCGAGCACTCTCTCTCCTACTCAGCcgatcactctctctcctctttctcggccTCTAATTCTTGACAATGCAAAACACAttaaccaaaaatttctcgtgtATCATGATAACCATCTTTTCTCACACAAGACCagtacacatacacacacttcCCACTACAATCCAGTGTCTTATTGGGATATATATAACAGATTACATGATCTATGAACAGGAAACTAGCAATACTTTGAGGCAAAATATAGTGAAATCAGAGATATGAAAATAGTTGCGAGCTGGCCGATTAGAGTCACGATAAATGGCTATAAGAAACTTGTACTCACACTCCCTTCAGGGAGGTTATGACAATCGAAACAAACACAGAGATAATACCTATATATGTCCTGTAATTTTAGTCCACTAATTCATTCTGGATGTACCATGGCACATatccaagtcaaaaaaaatttgataaatttgtttttgtcctttatcCTTTAAGAGGTGCAACAGCTCTGCATTGTAGTTGGAAGTTTGAAACACAGTTATGTTGTTTAGTAAAAGACAATTTAAAGGACGTGTCATGAGGGGCGCGCAGAGCCAAGATTTTTAGTTAGTGAAGTCAAAAACTATACTCATATCCAACTTATTTTCCTTAGTAATCGAAACAAACAATCGAATCAAGAGGTAAATCAAGGAGTAGATATGTAATGGTCTTTGTGCTTTTGCTTTGTAATCCACGAGGAAGACTTTGCATATATTGGAAATGATGCATCACAATCTCATCTGTAATGCTGTCAACTCGTGAGGAGAAGAGAATGCTTGAGAATTTATATCGTATATGGAGTTTGAATTTGTTGGGTCAGTTTAAAAAGTTTTTATGAGgttaaaatagtaaaatttggTTCCGAAATGTAAAATGTCCTTCTCCTTCTGAAAAAGGGATTGTACCACAATGGATCCGCCCATGCATGTCatgtactcccttcgtccctttttaagtgtcctgcttcgtaacttcaactttttaaaaagacatcatcattatacctttcacatcaactttttcctccatttttcctacttacccatcatcattacacttttattcactaactttttaaaatggaatctacttttagggacaaaatgaaaaattcaccaatttttacccactaactttacaaaatggacacttattaagggacagcccaaaatgaaatactggactataaaatagggacggagggagtaattttttaccaagaagatttgttttttttggctaatttgGTAATTATCGGGTTTAAGCTTTTA is a window encoding:
- the LOC131316801 gene encoding putative calcium-transporting ATPase 13, plasma membrane-type; its protein translation is MLVLPTTILTKPNQRRWHMAFVVIYCSRAFSTTLLKKPRKKSPVSSNRVIIDVFEPNPCFPKVDQLVLAGIVKQKNLDQLGKYDGVEGLACSLETNLEKGISGAAEDVSRRSEAFGSNTYRRPPAKSLLYFVWEALRDPTILILLVCAALSLGFGIKEHGLKDGWYDGGSIFVAVFLVIAVSALSNFRQNRQFVKLSKVSNNIQVDVVRNGRRQQISIFQIVVGDVVYLKIGDQVPADGLFIDGHSLLVDESSMTGESDHVEVDLTQNPFLFSGTKVADGFGRMLVTSVGMNTTWGEMMSTISNDSNEQTPLQSRLNTLTSSIGKVGLLVAFLVLVVLLIRYFTGNTQDENGNTEYSGSKTKADDIINSVVSIIAAAVTIVVVAIPEGLPLAVTLTLAYSMKRMMSDNAMVRKLSACETMGSATTICTDKTGTLTLNQMKVTKFWLGKECIGERGTSSVAASVVELLHQGVGLNTTGSVYKSILGSEFEFSGSPTEKAILSWSVLELNLDMEGLKQSCEIVHVEAFNSTKKRSGVLMRKKGENTMNVHWKGAAEMVLAMCSNYYDVSGNIKVLDNFQRKKFDQIIQGMAASSLRCIAFAHKQVPEQKNEEGKIYIEENCLTLLGLVGLKDPCRLGAKKAVEECQYAGVNVKMITGDNIFTARAIATECGILKPNQDMESRAVVEGVEFRNYTPEERMEKVDKICVMARSSPFDKLLMVQCLRQKGHVVAVTGDGTNDAPALKEADIGLSMGVQGTEVAKESSDIVILDDNFGSVATVLRWGRCVYTNIQKFIQFQLTVNVAALVINFVAAVSAGEVPLSAVQLLWVNLIMDTLGALALATEKPTKELMEKPPVGRTKPLITNVMWRNLLSQAAYQIAVLLTLQFKGEAIFNVCSKVNDTMIFNVFVLCQVFNEFNARKLEKKNVFEGIHKSKLFLVIVGVTIVLQVVMVEFLKKFADTERLSWLQWGVCVGFASVSWPIGWTVKWIPVPEKPFLSYLKLGNSKAV